One region of Niallia sp. Man26 genomic DNA includes:
- a CDS encoding bifunctional 4-hydroxy-2-oxoglutarate aldolase/2-dehydro-3-deoxy-phosphogluconate aldolase produces the protein MNKANTLSVLTDCGVVAVIRADTPEEAVQTSIACVDGGITGIEVTFTVKDAEKAIRELVESYRNNQDVVIGAGTVLDGHTARLAIMAGAQFIVSPCFDKETAKLCNLYQIPYMPGCMTVTEMKQALEYGADIIKLFPGSAFGPDYVKAVKAPLPHVNIMPTGGVSLENIHEWIENGCAAVGVGGNLVAPAKEGNFEQVTAYARQYVEKVKEARGKAQ, from the coding sequence ATGAATAAAGCGAATACTTTAAGTGTTTTGACAGATTGTGGGGTTGTCGCTGTTATCCGAGCTGATACCCCTGAAGAAGCGGTGCAGACATCCATTGCATGTGTGGACGGCGGAATTACTGGAATAGAAGTGACATTTACTGTCAAGGATGCGGAAAAAGCGATTAGAGAGCTTGTGGAAAGCTACCGAAATAACCAGGACGTAGTGATTGGTGCAGGAACAGTTTTGGATGGCCATACGGCAAGATTAGCGATAATGGCTGGCGCGCAATTTATAGTCAGTCCTTGCTTTGACAAGGAAACTGCTAAACTATGCAACTTGTATCAAATCCCTTATATGCCAGGCTGCATGACAGTAACAGAAATGAAGCAGGCCCTTGAATATGGTGCTGACATCATCAAGCTGTTTCCAGGCAGCGCTTTTGGACCGGATTATGTAAAGGCAGTAAAAGCTCCCCTTCCGCATGTGAATATTATGCCGACAGGCGGTGTAAGCTTGGAAAATATTCATGAGTGGATTGAAAACGGCTGTGCTGCTGTTGGTGTAGGCGGCAACTTGGTAGCACCAGCTAAAGAGGGCAATTTCGAGCAAGTTACCGCCTATGCAAGGCAGTATGTCGAAAAGGTTAAAGAAGCAAGAGGAAAAGCACAATGA
- a CDS encoding sugar phosphate isomerase/epimerase, with product MMNLGIRAHDLSSHSLEGLAKEASAKGFSAVQLALAKSFPDLHIQRGSLSSGLGSHISRAFSQFGIQIAVLGCYINMIHPLHEIRHQELTRFKEHLRYARDFGCSIVGTETGNVNEVIEYTEENFTEEAFQKVAVSVKELVAEAEKFGVIVGIEGGINHPIHTPNCMRRLLDIIYSNNLQVIYDPVNFITLDNYKTQEKLFQESIELFGDQIAIVHLKDFMIEDGKITTVPVGKGMLDYEKLFSVLKKNKPYMYYLMESTADPHIEESAKFIRNVYNSIN from the coding sequence ATGATGAATTTAGGTATTAGGGCTCATGATTTGAGCAGCCATTCATTGGAAGGGCTTGCAAAGGAAGCTTCAGCAAAAGGATTTTCTGCTGTGCAATTAGCATTAGCAAAATCATTTCCAGATTTACATATACAAAGAGGCAGCCTCTCATCTGGTCTTGGATCTCATATTAGCCGTGCTTTCTCACAATTTGGCATCCAAATTGCTGTTCTCGGATGCTATATTAATATGATTCATCCACTCCATGAAATTAGACACCAGGAATTAACAAGATTTAAAGAGCATCTCCGTTATGCAAGAGACTTTGGCTGCAGCATCGTCGGCACGGAAACAGGTAATGTTAACGAAGTGATAGAATACACAGAGGAAAACTTCACAGAAGAAGCGTTCCAAAAGGTTGCTGTCAGCGTTAAGGAACTTGTTGCTGAAGCCGAAAAATTCGGCGTAATTGTCGGCATAGAAGGTGGTATCAACCATCCCATTCATACCCCAAACTGCATGAGAAGATTGCTTGATATTATTTATTCCAATAATTTGCAGGTTATTTATGATCCAGTCAACTTCATCACTTTGGATAACTACAAAACCCAAGAAAAATTGTTCCAGGAATCAATAGAGCTATTCGGAGACCAAATTGCCATTGTCCACCTTAAGGATTTTATGATAGAAGACGGAAAAATAACCACCGTTCCTGTTGGAAAAGGGATGCTGGATTACGAAAAGCTGTTTTCGGTACTGAAGAAAAACAAGCCATATATGTATTATTTAATGGAGTCGACAGCTGATCCTCATATCGAGGAAAGTGCGAAATTCATCCGAAACGTGTACAATAGTATCAACTAA
- a CDS encoding sugar kinase, whose amino-acid sequence MTKVVTLGEIMLRLSTSPGELLTSADTLQMHYGGGEANVAIALSGYGHDTYFVSKVPDNALGRGVQRHLLANGVSTAYLLQGGERLGTYYLEAGIGERSPRVTYDRKHSSFANLSASELNFEEILDGASLFHVSGITLALSQDLRELTLEALKTAKRKGIKTSFDFNYRATLWSQEEAATAILQILPYVDICSCGELDAVFLLGIKEADHTLSKEERLVYYYRKINEIFPNLEVMVSTFRNNISASSNELQGNLYANGTLYQSKVHDIQPIVDRVGGGDAFAAGILNGLLEKMDYEKTVTFAAAASALKHTVHGDCSQFTKEEVQRFIESGSGRISR is encoded by the coding sequence ATGACGAAGGTTGTCACGTTAGGAGAAATCATGCTGCGGCTTTCCACAAGTCCAGGTGAACTTTTAACTTCTGCAGATACACTTCAGATGCATTATGGAGGCGGGGAAGCGAATGTCGCTATTGCTCTCTCAGGCTACGGGCATGATACATATTTCGTCAGCAAAGTTCCAGACAATGCATTAGGACGAGGAGTTCAGCGGCATCTTTTGGCAAATGGTGTGTCAACAGCATATTTGCTGCAAGGCGGTGAACGGTTAGGCACATATTATTTGGAAGCAGGCATTGGCGAACGAAGTCCGCGGGTAACTTATGACAGGAAGCATTCTAGTTTTGCCAATCTTTCTGCTAGTGAGTTAAACTTCGAGGAAATCCTTGACGGTGCATCATTATTCCATGTTTCTGGCATAACATTGGCGCTGTCACAAGATTTAAGAGAATTAACTTTGGAAGCTTTAAAAACGGCCAAAAGGAAAGGAATTAAAACCAGCTTCGATTTTAATTACAGAGCAACACTATGGAGTCAAGAAGAGGCCGCAACAGCCATTCTGCAAATCTTGCCTTATGTGGATATTTGTTCATGCGGAGAATTAGACGCAGTTTTTCTTCTCGGCATCAAGGAAGCTGATCATACTCTGTCAAAAGAGGAAAGACTTGTGTATTATTACCGGAAAATCAATGAAATTTTTCCGAATTTGGAGGTAATGGTGTCCACTTTCCGAAACAATATTTCAGCCTCTAGTAATGAACTGCAAGGAAATCTTTATGCAAATGGGACGCTATATCAGTCGAAAGTCCATGATATTCAGCCGATAGTGGACAGGGTTGGTGGCGGGGATGCATTTGCAGCAGGGATTTTAAACGGACTGCTAGAAAAAATGGATTATGAAAAGACAGTAACATTCGCAGCTGCGGCATCTGCCTTAAAACACACAGTTCATGGCGACTGCAGCCAATTTACGAAAGAGGAAGTTCAGAGATTCATAGAATCAGGCTCAGGAAGAATTTCCCGCTAA
- a CDS encoding altronate dehydratase family protein — MRDFIKINERDNCIVALKNLKAGTKLVVDGKELTLTEDIGYGHKITIEKVAANSDIIKYGFPIGHATTDLLAGSWVHTHNTKTNLSGIEEYSYSRQIRDNPYTKVNKTFKGYRRKNGTVGIRNELFIVPTVGCVNGIADLIVKEFTREVGDISPFENIQVIKHNYGCSQLGDDHEYTKTILGNAATHPNAGGVLVLGLGCENNIIEDFKDSLGEFDESRVKFLSSQSVSNEIDAGVLLLKEIYTNAKSDVREDVPLSELKVGLKCGGSDGFSGITANPLLGRFSDFLIAQGGTTVLTEVPEMFGAEKILMERADTKEVFEKTVALINDFKQYFMRYNQPVYENPSPGNKAGGITTLEDKSLGCTQKAGSAKVVDVLKYGEKLAKHGLNLLSAPGNDLVATSALGASGCQLVLFTTGRGTPFGSFVPTIKVSTNTPLYQEKSHWIDFNAGSLLEDVEEEAVLEEFINYIIDVASGMQVNHEKNNFREIAIFKDGVTL, encoded by the coding sequence ATGCGGGATTTTATTAAAATCAACGAAAGGGACAATTGTATAGTTGCCCTAAAAAACTTAAAAGCAGGCACTAAGCTGGTTGTAGACGGCAAGGAACTGACATTAACAGAGGATATTGGATATGGGCACAAAATCACTATTGAAAAAGTTGCTGCTAACAGTGATATTATCAAATACGGCTTTCCAATTGGCCATGCAACAACAGATTTGCTGGCAGGCAGTTGGGTGCACACACATAACACCAAAACAAATCTGTCTGGCATCGAGGAATATAGCTATTCTCGGCAAATCAGAGATAACCCGTATACAAAGGTAAATAAAACATTTAAAGGATACAGGAGAAAAAATGGCACTGTCGGTATTCGCAATGAACTATTTATTGTGCCCACAGTCGGCTGTGTTAACGGGATAGCTGACTTAATTGTAAAGGAATTCACCCGTGAAGTCGGCGATATTTCCCCTTTTGAAAACATTCAAGTAATCAAGCATAATTATGGCTGTTCTCAGCTTGGAGATGACCATGAGTATACTAAGACAATTCTCGGAAATGCAGCAACCCATCCGAATGCTGGCGGTGTATTAGTGCTAGGACTAGGCTGTGAGAATAATATTATTGAAGATTTTAAAGACTCCCTTGGAGAGTTCGATGAGAGCAGAGTGAAATTTTTGTCCTCCCAATCTGTGTCCAATGAAATAGATGCTGGCGTCTTGCTGTTAAAAGAGATTTATACAAATGCAAAAAGCGACGTGCGGGAGGATGTTCCTTTATCCGAATTAAAAGTTGGGCTGAAATGCGGCGGTTCAGATGGCTTTTCTGGTATTACCGCAAATCCTTTGCTTGGACGCTTTTCTGATTTTTTAATAGCGCAAGGCGGAACAACTGTGTTAACGGAAGTGCCAGAAATGTTTGGTGCAGAGAAGATTTTAATGGAGCGGGCTGATACAAAAGAGGTGTTTGAAAAAACAGTAGCTTTGATCAATGATTTTAAGCAGTATTTCATGCGTTACAACCAGCCAGTTTACGAAAATCCTTCTCCAGGGAACAAAGCAGGCGGAATTACAACACTTGAAGACAAATCACTTGGATGCACCCAAAAGGCAGGGTCAGCGAAAGTCGTAGATGTGCTGAAATATGGAGAGAAGCTCGCTAAACACGGTCTAAATCTGCTAAGTGCTCCAGGGAATGATCTTGTGGCAACATCTGCGTTAGGTGCATCTGGCTGCCAGCTTGTTTTATTTACAACAGGGAGAGGAACGCCATTTGGCAGCTTTGTACCAACGATTAAAGTGTCGACAAATACACCTCTTTATCAAGAAAAATCACACTGGATTGACTTTAATGCGGGCAGCCTGCTTGAGGATGTAGAGGAAGAGGCCGTCCTTGAGGAGTTTATTAACTATATTATTGATGTTGCCAGCGGGATGCAGGTAAATCACGAGAAAAATAACTTTAGAGAAATTGCTATTTTTAAAGATGGTGTAACGTTATAG
- a CDS encoding IclR family transcriptional regulator, protein MEKQLYGTVLLKADKILSYLAGCQEAQALYTIAKETELTNSTALKILETLNYIGYVYKDSETKKFSLGPTIIKYANKAIEQLDIKEIAQHHLEVLQEETTETVHLGIQDKANIVYIAKIESKNPICLYSKVGKSIPMYCSAMGKAVLADKGDEVVDSYLEDNELVKMTENTITTKEGFHNEIAKIRDIGYAFDNCEHEEEVFCVGASVTIDGKNYGAISVSTPKYRVTEQFEQQVIEAVQKCQANIIKDIKASL, encoded by the coding sequence ATGGAAAAACAACTTTATGGAACGGTTTTGCTGAAAGCAGACAAAATTTTGTCCTACTTAGCCGGCTGCCAAGAAGCACAAGCTTTATACACAATTGCAAAAGAAACAGAACTGACTAACTCGACTGCCTTAAAAATACTCGAAACACTTAATTATATTGGCTATGTATATAAAGACAGCGAAACGAAGAAATTCTCTCTTGGCCCAACTATTATAAAGTATGCAAACAAGGCGATTGAGCAGCTGGACATAAAAGAAATTGCCCAGCACCATTTAGAAGTCTTGCAGGAGGAGACGACTGAAACAGTCCATCTAGGCATACAGGATAAAGCCAATATCGTATATATTGCTAAAATTGAAAGTAAAAATCCAATCTGCCTCTATTCCAAAGTAGGTAAAAGCATTCCAATGTATTGTTCTGCAATGGGCAAAGCAGTGCTTGCCGATAAAGGCGATGAGGTGGTGGACTCATATCTCGAAGACAACGAGCTTGTCAAAATGACAGAAAACACGATTACTACGAAGGAAGGCTTTCACAACGAAATTGCTAAAATAAGGGATATTGGCTATGCCTTTGATAACTGCGAACATGAAGAGGAAGTATTTTGTGTCGGTGCATCTGTCACAATTGACGGAAAAAACTATGGAGCAATCAGTGTGAGCACACCTAAATACAGGGTTACCGAGCAATTTGAACAGCAAGTTATTGAAGCTGTGCAAAAATGCCAAGCAAATATCATTAAGGATATAAAAGCCTCCTTATAA
- the uxaC gene encoding glucuronate isomerase — protein MKRFMDEETFLLNNKCAKVLYHDYAKDLPIIDYHCHLDPKAIAENKRFKNITEIWLGGDHYKWRAMRTFGINEELITGSRSDSEKFKAWAETLPYTIGNPLLHWSAMEMKKYFQIEEQLSGENWQEIYDACNRQISSEAFSAQSLITGSNVEWICTTDDPADTLEHHQALSNSAFSTNVTPTFRPDRLLRIGREDFHEYVQTLEKSARLSINSFHQFVDAIMARIMHFNENGCFISDHAFTTIPFAKATESEMEAIFAKRLNGGQLSDFEVEQYETELMLILGRKYAELGWTMQLHIGAARDPNTKMVRRLGSDSGFDFIGDWNYGEKLSRLLNELESEDALPKTILYNLNAVHNDVLATLAGSFQEGGIKGKIQFGTAWWFNDQKDGMEKQLSSLSNFGLLSTFIGMLTDSRSFMSYPRHDYFRRILCNLIGNWVELGEAPNDRKLLGKIVQDISYNNAVNFFSLRDRVERRP, from the coding sequence ATGAAGCGATTTATGGATGAGGAGACTTTTTTGCTTAATAACAAGTGTGCTAAAGTGCTGTACCATGACTATGCGAAGGATCTGCCTATCATTGATTATCATTGCCATTTAGACCCGAAAGCAATCGCAGAGAACAAACGCTTCAAGAATATAACGGAAATATGGCTTGGCGGCGACCATTATAAATGGCGGGCGATGCGCACATTTGGGATTAATGAAGAGTTAATCACAGGAAGCCGTTCAGACAGTGAAAAATTTAAGGCGTGGGCAGAAACACTTCCCTATACAATCGGCAATCCTCTGCTCCATTGGTCTGCGATGGAAATGAAAAAATACTTTCAGATAGAAGAGCAGCTGTCAGGAGAGAATTGGCAAGAAATTTATGATGCTTGCAACAGACAAATAAGCAGTGAGGCATTCTCCGCACAAAGTCTTATTACAGGATCTAATGTGGAGTGGATTTGTACGACAGATGATCCTGCTGATACTTTGGAGCATCATCAGGCATTATCAAACAGTGCTTTTAGTACAAACGTTACCCCGACATTCAGACCTGACAGACTATTGAGAATTGGCAGAGAGGACTTTCATGAATATGTGCAAACTTTGGAAAAGTCCGCCCGCTTATCCATAAATAGCTTTCACCAGTTTGTCGATGCAATCATGGCTCGGATTATGCATTTTAATGAAAATGGCTGCTTTATTTCAGATCACGCCTTTACAACCATTCCGTTTGCCAAAGCAACGGAAAGTGAAATGGAGGCCATATTTGCGAAAAGACTGAATGGCGGACAGCTGTCAGATTTTGAAGTGGAGCAATATGAAACAGAGCTTATGCTTATATTAGGAAGAAAATATGCGGAGCTTGGATGGACAATGCAGCTGCATATTGGTGCGGCAAGGGACCCTAATACGAAAATGGTAAGAAGACTTGGCTCGGATTCCGGCTTTGATTTTATCGGTGATTGGAATTATGGAGAGAAGCTTTCTAGGCTGTTAAATGAACTAGAGTCAGAGGATGCTTTGCCGAAAACCATTTTGTACAATTTGAATGCTGTACATAATGATGTACTGGCAACATTGGCCGGCTCTTTTCAGGAGGGCGGCATAAAAGGGAAGATTCAGTTTGGAACTGCTTGGTGGTTTAATGATCAAAAAGATGGGATGGAAAAGCAGCTTTCCTCTTTATCTAATTTTGGTCTGTTAAGTACCTTTATCGGCATGCTGACAGATTCCCGCTCTTTTATGTCCTATCCACGCCATGATTATTTCAGGCGTATATTATGCAATCTTATCGGCAATTGGGTAGAACTAGGAGAAGCGCCTAATGATAGGAAGCTACTCGGTAAAATTGTTCAGGATATTTCTTATAATAATGCCGTTAATTTTTTCAGCCTAAGGGATAGAGTAGAAAGAAGACCATAA
- a CDS encoding MFS transporter: MARKIGLTHQLAYGSGNLLGSGALAISGAWLMYFLTTFCGLSAVQAASIFSIASIVDAISNPIMGFITDNFHKTKLGRKFGRRRFFILLGIPLMLVYPMIWMEGFGYWYYLSAYILFELIYTGIMVPYETIATEMTDSFSMRTKLTGYKAIFGKIAGFLAAFIPGRFIAEYGQDVAKPFFYTGIVYGVIMMLAMLALYLFSWERPLESIKNEESAGNLFESLKKLVVDMLSTFKIRTFRHHLGMYLFGFGAEWLFASAFTYFIIFGLGQSSEVVSNLNSMNSILQLISTAIFIGICLKMGFAKPYRMALAIVVLSVIGYTALFLTGSSNLVILIIVITAIFGFGTGGVYYIPWTVYTFLADVDELVTGRRREGIYAGTMTFAGKLVRAVIVFLLGWILEKFGFVSGNAAQPESAVNAIVWVFAVGVITLAIIAILVTYKMKLDSKTHAMIIKEIERINNGGSKQEVDKETKEIVEYLTGFKYEQCFGNNSLGYQSRKTV; encoded by the coding sequence ATGGCTAGAAAGATAGGTCTGACACATCAGCTTGCTTATGGAAGCGGTAACTTATTGGGAAGTGGAGCACTCGCTATCAGCGGAGCGTGGCTGATGTATTTTTTAACTACTTTTTGCGGTTTGTCTGCAGTTCAGGCAGCCTCCATCTTTTCAATCGCAAGTATAGTGGATGCGATCAGCAATCCAATCATGGGATTTATAACAGATAATTTCCATAAGACAAAGCTCGGCCGCAAATTTGGCAGACGGCGATTCTTTATTTTACTCGGAATCCCCCTTATGCTAGTGTATCCAATGATTTGGATGGAAGGGTTCGGATACTGGTATTATTTATCTGCATATATACTGTTTGAATTGATCTATACAGGAATCATGGTTCCTTATGAAACGATTGCTACAGAGATGACAGACAGCTTCTCTATGCGGACAAAGCTGACAGGCTATAAGGCTATCTTCGGTAAAATCGCGGGCTTTTTAGCAGCATTCATACCAGGACGTTTTATCGCAGAATATGGACAAGATGTGGCGAAGCCATTTTTTTACACAGGCATCGTGTATGGAGTCATTATGATGCTAGCCATGCTTGCGCTATATCTATTCTCGTGGGAGAGACCGCTTGAGAGTATTAAGAATGAGGAAAGCGCCGGCAATCTCTTTGAATCTTTGAAAAAGCTTGTGGTTGATATGCTGTCTACTTTCAAAATCAGAACCTTCAGGCATCATTTAGGAATGTATTTGTTTGGTTTTGGTGCAGAGTGGCTGTTCGCTTCTGCGTTTACTTATTTTATTATTTTTGGATTAGGACAAAGCTCTGAGGTTGTATCCAATCTAAACAGCATGAACTCTATTCTGCAATTGATTTCAACAGCAATCTTTATCGGGATATGTTTGAAGATGGGCTTTGCCAAGCCGTATAGAATGGCGTTAGCGATTGTTGTTCTTAGTGTAATAGGCTATACGGCGCTTTTTTTAACTGGATCTTCTAATCTTGTCATTTTGATCATTGTTATTACAGCTATTTTCGGATTTGGTACTGGCGGTGTTTACTATATTCCATGGACAGTATACACATTCTTAGCTGACGTTGATGAGCTCGTGACTGGAAGACGAAGGGAAGGAATATATGCGGGCACAATGACATTTGCAGGAAAGCTTGTTCGCGCTGTTATCGTCTTTTTGTTAGGATGGATTTTGGAGAAATTCGGCTTTGTTTCCGGCAATGCGGCACAGCCTGAATCTGCTGTCAATGCCATTGTATGGGTGTTTGCCGTTGGAGTCATCACGCTTGCCATAATCGCTATTTTAGTCACATACAAGATGAAACTGGACAGCAAAACACATGCGATGATTATAAAAGAAATAGAAAGAATCAACAATGGCGGTTCCAAACAGGAAGTAGACAAGGAAACGAAAGAAATAGTGGAATATTTAACAGGCTTTAAGTATGAACAGTGCTTTGGAAACAATTCGCTCGGCTATCAAAGCAGGAAAACGGTTTAG
- a CDS encoding glycoside hydrolase family 88 protein — protein MEKTFEKKKTYNGWGAKAAKSVMKRKPEINPKMKWEYEDGVVLEGMYLLWKQTGDREYLDYIQRNLDLFVDGVGNIPKYSLKEFNIDHVNNGKILLDLYKETRDERYKKAADLLREQLRRHPRTKEGSFWHKQIYPYQVWLDGLYMGSVFYGKHVHFFGKEEDWEDVINQFLLCEKNTKDEKSGLLHHAYDEMRAQPWADKQTGLSKHYWGRSIGWFAMALVDVLDFLPSSHPQKQRLIEMLEEVLAAVMKVQDKETSLWYQIMDQGTRKGNYLESSCSCMFLYSIAKGVRQGYLGDEWFAVAEKVYEGILDEFITETKEGYINVNKICYVGGLGGADKRDGSFAYYISEPIVTNDHKGVGPFILASAEMEWLNQKRK, from the coding sequence GTGGAGAAAACGTTTGAAAAGAAGAAAACTTATAACGGCTGGGGAGCAAAAGCTGCGAAAAGCGTGATGAAAAGAAAGCCGGAAATTAACCCGAAGATGAAGTGGGAATACGAAGACGGCGTCGTTCTGGAAGGAATGTACCTGCTATGGAAGCAGACGGGTGACAGAGAATATTTAGACTATATTCAACGAAATCTTGATTTGTTTGTCGACGGGGTCGGCAATATTCCAAAATACAGCTTAAAGGAATTCAATATTGATCATGTTAATAACGGAAAAATTCTTCTAGATTTGTATAAAGAAACAAGGGATGAAAGATACAAAAAGGCCGCTGACCTGTTAAGAGAACAGCTGCGCCGCCATCCCCGTACGAAGGAAGGATCTTTCTGGCATAAACAAATATATCCTTACCAAGTGTGGCTTGACGGTTTATATATGGGATCTGTATTTTACGGTAAACATGTCCATTTCTTCGGGAAAGAAGAAGATTGGGAGGATGTCATCAATCAATTTCTGCTGTGTGAAAAGAACACGAAGGATGAAAAATCAGGATTACTGCATCATGCCTATGATGAAATGAGAGCACAGCCATGGGCAGATAAACAAACAGGACTGTCAAAGCATTACTGGGGCCGTTCAATCGGCTGGTTTGCGATGGCGCTTGTGGATGTTCTGGACTTTTTGCCAAGCAGCCATCCGCAAAAGCAGAGATTAATAGAAATGCTTGAGGAAGTTCTTGCAGCTGTTATGAAGGTGCAAGATAAAGAAACTTCGCTTTGGTATCAGATTATGGATCAAGGCACTAGAAAAGGTAATTATTTAGAATCCTCTTGCAGCTGCATGTTTCTCTATTCTATCGCCAAAGGTGTGCGCCAAGGCTATCTCGGTGACGAATGGTTTGCAGTTGCAGAAAAAGTTTATGAAGGCATTCTCGACGAATTTATTACAGAAACAAAAGAAGGCTATATTAATGTTAATAAAATCTGTTATGTCGGCGGGCTTGGCGGTGCTGATAAGAGGGATGGGTCTTTCGCTTATTATATCAGTGAACCGATTGTTACAAATGACCATAAAGGAGTCGGACCATTTATTTTAGCAAGTGCTGAGATGGAATGGCTTAATCAAAAACGGAAATAG
- a CDS encoding tagaturonate reductase, translated as MNNSIKDCWTKKSGRYPEKIIQFGEGNFLRGFVDWQVDKMNKKADFKSSVAVVQPRANGTVYKLNDQDGLYTLFLQGIKDGEAVREHTVIEAVSRGIDPYQQYDEFLKLAENPELRFIISNTTEAGIAYNPEDKYTDTPPSSFPGKLTALLYHRYMHFKGSKDKGVVIIPCELIDRNGEELKKIVLQYAELWKLESDFVEWLTEPTIFCSSLVDRIVPGYPKDSIKEITEELGYEDSLIVVGEQYHLWVIEGPDWLKKELPLEEAGLNGFIVNDMTPYRTRKVRILNGAHTALTPVSYLCGQETVGEAMLDEQIGGFVRSLIFEEIIPTIDLPEEELIMYANDIIDRFLNPYITHYVMDISLNSISKFRTRDLPTLLEYAERKGELPQKLVFSFCALLSFYKGKRGQDIIILRDDKEIISFFDKQWSTVDETRTSLYSFVTSVLGEKALWGQDLSAIESLADTVTDYLMMMETSGIRNALQACMENKKSL; from the coding sequence TTGAATAACAGCATAAAAGATTGTTGGACGAAAAAGTCTGGGAGATACCCTGAGAAAATCATTCAATTTGGCGAAGGTAATTTTCTGCGGGGCTTTGTAGATTGGCAAGTAGATAAGATGAATAAAAAAGCAGATTTTAAAAGCAGTGTAGCAGTTGTGCAGCCTCGTGCAAACGGAACAGTCTACAAGCTGAACGACCAAGACGGACTTTATACTTTATTTCTTCAAGGCATTAAAGATGGCGAGGCCGTCAGAGAGCATACAGTAATTGAAGCAGTTTCAAGAGGGATTGATCCGTATCAGCAATACGATGAATTTTTAAAACTCGCAGAAAATCCAGAGCTGCGCTTTATCATTTCCAATACGACAGAAGCAGGCATAGCTTATAATCCTGAAGACAAGTATACAGATACACCTCCAAGCAGCTTTCCAGGGAAGCTGACAGCATTATTGTATCATCGTTACATGCATTTTAAAGGAAGCAAGGATAAGGGAGTTGTCATTATTCCATGTGAATTAATTGACAGGAATGGAGAAGAATTAAAAAAAATCGTCCTTCAATATGCGGAATTATGGAAATTGGAAAGTGATTTTGTTGAATGGTTAACAGAACCTACAATTTTTTGCTCGAGTTTAGTAGACAGGATTGTTCCAGGCTATCCGAAGGATTCCATTAAGGAAATTACCGAAGAATTAGGGTATGAGGATAGCCTTATCGTAGTAGGAGAGCAATATCACTTATGGGTTATTGAGGGACCTGATTGGCTGAAGAAAGAATTACCTTTAGAGGAGGCAGGACTTAATGGATTCATCGTAAATGATATGACACCATACCGAACGAGAAAGGTGCGGATTTTAAATGGAGCACATACAGCGCTAACACCGGTTTCTTATTTATGCGGACAAGAAACGGTGGGCGAAGCGATGCTTGATGAGCAGATCGGCGGGTTTGTCAGGAGCCTGATCTTCGAAGAAATTATCCCGACAATTGACCTTCCTGAAGAGGAGCTAATCATGTATGCGAACGACATTATCGACCGCTTCTTAAACCCATATATTACCCACTATGTTATGGATATTTCCTTAAATTCTATTTCAAAGTTTAGAACAAGAGATTTGCCGACATTATTGGAGTATGCAGAACGAAAGGGCGAGCTTCCACAGAAGTTAGTTTTTTCGTTCTGCGCTCTCCTCTCCTTTTACAAAGGCAAACGGGGTCAAGATATAATTATCCTTCGTGACGATAAGGAAATTATCTCATTTTTTGATAAACAATGGAGTACAGTGGACGAAACCCGCACCTCTCTTTACAGCTTTGTCACCTCCGTTTTAGGAGAGAAAGCGTTGTGGGGGCAGGACTTAAGTGCAATCGAAAGCCTAGCTGACACTGTTACAGACTATCTTATGATGATGGAAACTTCCGGAATAAGAAATGCCCTTCAAGCATGCATGGAAAATAAAAAATCACTGTAA